A genomic window from Chloroflexota bacterium includes:
- a CDS encoding branched-chain amino acid ABC transporter permease, which translates to MALRLAGDFDTSYAHDMATVRNRGQWAMFGAFILVLFALPFFADAHVVGIINLIGISLIAAQGLNILVGYTGQISLGQAAFMAVGAYTSAVLVKYGVSFWLALPLSGLSAGMVGLLFGLPALRIKGFYLAMATLAAQFIIPWFFRNVRVDIFGGMPGMKLTPPELFGIVFNSQQTLFFPIIGTVIVTTFIAKNIVRTRLGRALIAIRDNDLSAEVLGIAVFAYKLRAFFLSALYAGLAGSLWAMYARSINPEQFSLGQSVWYLGMVIVGGMGHGLGPILGTTFLRLLDELTVQIAPMLSKVFPQVETGLLAALGPILFGGSLMLFLIFEPHGLAHRWEMLKAAWRLRPFAH; encoded by the coding sequence ATGGCGCTTCGACTTGCCGGCGATTTCGATACATCCTACGCGCACGACATGGCGACGGTCCGCAATCGCGGACAGTGGGCGATGTTTGGCGCGTTCATCCTCGTTTTGTTTGCCTTGCCTTTTTTCGCGGACGCGCACGTGGTCGGCATCATCAATCTGATCGGCATCAGTCTCATCGCCGCGCAAGGACTGAATATCCTGGTCGGGTACACCGGACAAATTTCGTTGGGGCAAGCCGCGTTTATGGCGGTCGGCGCGTACACGTCGGCGGTGTTAGTCAAGTATGGCGTATCGTTCTGGCTAGCGTTGCCGCTCTCCGGTTTGAGCGCGGGCATGGTCGGTCTGCTGTTTGGCTTGCCGGCGTTGCGTATCAAAGGATTTTATTTGGCGATGGCAACGCTCGCCGCGCAATTCATCATCCCCTGGTTTTTCCGCAACGTGCGCGTGGATATTTTTGGCGGAATGCCGGGCATGAAGTTGACGCCGCCGGAACTTTTCGGCATCGTGTTCAATTCACAGCAAACCTTGTTCTTTCCGATCATCGGCACCGTCATCGTCACGACGTTCATCGCGAAAAATATTGTACGCACGCGCCTGGGACGCGCGTTGATCGCGATTCGCGATAACGATCTCTCCGCCGAAGTGCTGGGCATCGCCGTGTTTGCGTACAAACTCCGCGCGTTCTTCCTGTCGGCGCTGTACGCGGGATTGGCGGGGTCGTTGTGGGCGATGTATGCGCGCTCGATCAATCCCGAACAATTTTCGTTGGGACAATCGGTGTGGTATTTGGGCATGGTCATCGTCGGCGGCATGGGACACGGGCTGGGTCCAATTCTGGGCACGACCTTTTTGCGCTTACTCGACGAATTGACCGTGCAAATCGCGCCGATGTTGAGCAAGGTGTTTCCGCAAGTCGAAACGGGCTTGCTCGCCGCGCTCGGTCCGATTCTGTTCGGCGGATCGTTGATGTTGTTTTTGATCTTTGAGCCGCACGGACTCGCGCATCGCTGGGAAATGCTCAAAGCCGCGTGGCGCTTGCGACCCTTCGCACATTGA
- a CDS encoding branched-chain amino acid ABC transporter permease, whose amino-acid sequence MNWELFPQFFATGLLTGGVYALVALGLVLVYKSSRIFNFAQGHLMMVGAFIAWWFVENLGLDVWVAFGAAIAATALLGLGVERVALRPLIGQPILATIMMTLALSQVLQGATILLFGASDRALPNLFPLQPVIIGDLRLKLNLVMAFLVAMLGYLSFVVFFRFTKAGLAMRAAAEDHQLAQSVGLSVPRIFGLAWMIAGLVAAIGGVLLASISGLSLVVSLIALKAFAAVLFGGLESVPGAIIGGLTVGVIESLAAGLPADPAIRALNLGEIAPYILLLLVLFVRPDGLFGLKRIERI is encoded by the coding sequence ATGAACTGGGAACTCTTTCCGCAATTTTTCGCGACCGGGTTGTTGACGGGCGGCGTGTACGCGCTCGTCGCCCTGGGACTCGTGTTGGTTTACAAGTCGTCGCGCATTTTCAATTTCGCGCAAGGGCACTTGATGATGGTCGGCGCGTTTATCGCGTGGTGGTTCGTCGAAAACCTGGGTTTGGACGTGTGGGTCGCGTTCGGCGCGGCAATCGCCGCGACTGCGCTGTTAGGTTTGGGCGTCGAGCGCGTCGCGCTGCGTCCGCTCATCGGTCAGCCGATTCTCGCGACGATTATGATGACGCTCGCACTCTCCCAGGTTTTGCAAGGCGCGACGATTTTGTTGTTTGGCGCGTCGGATCGCGCGCTGCCGAACCTGTTCCCGTTGCAACCGGTCATCATCGGCGACTTGCGCCTCAAACTGAATCTCGTGATGGCATTCTTGGTGGCAATGCTGGGCTATCTCTCGTTCGTCGTGTTCTTTCGATTCACCAAAGCCGGTCTCGCGATGCGCGCGGCGGCAGAAGACCATCAACTGGCGCAGAGCGTCGGCTTGAGTGTGCCGCGCATTTTCGGACTCGCGTGGATGATCGCCGGTTTGGTCGCGGCGATTGGCGGTGTGTTGCTCGCGAGCATCAGCGGCTTGTCGCTCGTAGTGTCGCTCATCGCCCTCAAAGCATTTGCGGCGGTGTTGTTCGGCGGACTCGAATCCGTCCCCGGCGCGATTATCGGCGGACTGACCGTGGGCGTGATCGAAAGTCTCGCGGCTGGTCTGCCCGCCGACCCAGCGATTCGCGCGCTCAACCTCGGCGAAATCGCGCCGTATATTTTATTGTTGCTCGTGTTGTTCGTTCGCCCAGACGGATTGTTTGGGCTAAAGCGAATTGAGAGAATCTAA
- a CDS encoding AMP-binding protein → MRKKMLGIWREFTWQESYARVKYLALGLIQLGVTRGDKVCIIGDNDPEYFWAQLAVQAAGGVAVGIFTDSASAEIQYIVQHSDATLVFAKDQEQCDKLVAIRDQVSAVRRVIYWEERGLWNYRDDWLMSFEQVIALGRESDAREPRCFDERLAQGRADDLAIFCYTSGTTGQPKGAMITHANLLAGALSYGKIDPRSAHDEYLSFLPPAWITENVLGLAVHVVDGMIINFPEEPETVQENLREISPHALLFSSRLWENLCSTVQMRINDSSWINRALYRLFMPIGYRYADMRFNQGSTPLLWRWLNWLGDVAVFAPLRDKLGLIRVRSAYSAGAALSPDVVRFFRAIGVSIKNLFGSTEAITHTLHVGNDVKFETVGVPPPGIEIKIAHDGQVLVKGPTVFQGYYKNPDATAKALVDGWYHTGDAGYLREDKHLIYLDRMKDLLELATGDKFSPQYIEGRLKFSPYIKDMMAIGKERPFVAGIITIDFENVGRWAERRGLGYTTFVDLSQKPETYDLIRADVERVNATLPPPARVRKFVLLHKEFDPDDAEMTRTRKLRRNVIEDRYRDMIETMYGGGAEVRVSAAVKYRDGRTGTIETAVRVCSLEQTT, encoded by the coding sequence ATGCGGAAAAAGATGCTGGGCATTTGGCGCGAGTTCACCTGGCAAGAATCGTACGCGCGCGTCAAATACCTCGCGCTCGGATTGATCCAGCTCGGTGTCACGCGCGGCGACAAGGTTTGCATCATCGGCGATAACGACCCCGAATACTTTTGGGCGCAACTCGCCGTCCAAGCCGCGGGCGGCGTCGCCGTTGGCATCTTTACCGATAGCGCATCCGCCGAGATTCAGTACATCGTTCAACATTCTGATGCGACGCTGGTCTTCGCCAAAGACCAAGAGCAGTGCGACAAACTTGTCGCGATTCGAGACCAGGTATCCGCGGTGCGCCGTGTGATTTATTGGGAAGAACGCGGGCTGTGGAATTATCGCGATGATTGGCTGATGAGTTTCGAGCAAGTCATCGCGCTCGGACGCGAGTCGGACGCACGCGAACCGCGCTGCTTTGACGAACGCCTCGCGCAAGGACGCGCGGACGATCTGGCGATTTTTTGCTACACCTCCGGCACGACCGGACAACCCAAGGGCGCAATGATCACGCACGCCAATCTTCTCGCGGGCGCGCTCAGTTATGGCAAGATTGATCCCAGGTCGGCGCACGACGAGTACCTCTCCTTTCTGCCGCCCGCGTGGATCACCGAAAATGTTTTGGGCTTGGCGGTGCACGTGGTGGACGGCATGATCATCAATTTTCCCGAAGAGCCGGAAACCGTGCAAGAAAACTTGCGCGAGATTTCGCCGCACGCGTTACTGTTCAGTTCGCGGCTCTGGGAAAATCTCTGCTCGACGGTGCAGATGCGGATCAACGATTCATCGTGGATCAATCGCGCGCTCTATCGCCTGTTCATGCCGATCGGTTATCGCTATGCCGACATGCGCTTCAATCAAGGCAGTACGCCGCTACTCTGGCGATGGCTGAACTGGCTTGGCGATGTCGCCGTATTCGCGCCGCTGCGCGACAAACTCGGCTTGATTCGCGTGCGCTCAGCGTACTCGGCGGGCGCGGCGCTCAGCCCGGATGTCGTGCGCTTTTTTCGCGCGATTGGCGTCAGCATCAAAAATTTGTTCGGCTCGACCGAGGCGATTACGCACACGTTGCACGTTGGCAATGACGTCAAGTTTGAGACGGTCGGCGTGCCGCCGCCGGGCATCGAAATAAAAATCGCGCACGATGGACAAGTGCTCGTCAAAGGTCCCACGGTTTTCCAGGGCTATTACAAAAATCCGGATGCGACCGCGAAGGCATTGGTGGATGGTTGGTATCACACCGGCGACGCGGGCTATCTGCGCGAGGACAAGCACCTGATTTATCTCGACCGCATGAAAGATTTGCTCGAACTCGCGACCGGCGATAAATTCTCACCGCAGTACATCGAAGGGCGTCTCAAGTTCAGTCCGTACATCAAAGACATGATGGCAATCGGTAAGGAGCGTCCGTTCGTCGCCGGTATTATCACGATTGATTTTGAGAATGTTGGACGCTGGGCGGAGCGGCGCGGGCTGGGTTACACGACGTTCGTGGATTTGTCGCAAAAACCAGAGACGTACGATTTGATTCGCGCGGATGTCGAACGCGTGAACGCGACCTTGCCCCCGCCGGCGCGCGTTCGCAAGTTCGTGCTGTTGCACAAGGAATTTGATCCCGACGACGCGGAAATGACGCGCACCCGCAAACTGCGCCGCAATGTGATCGAGGATCGTTATCGCGATATGATCGAGACGATGTACGGCGGCGGCGCAGAAGTGCGCGTGAGCGCGGCGGTGAAATATCGCGACGGACGCACCGGCACGATTGAGACGGCGGTGCGCGTGTGTTCGTTGGAGCAGACCACATGA